In one window of Romboutsia hominis DNA:
- a CDS encoding HdeD family acid-resistance protein, with amino-acid sequence MNVKTISPFSILSKSIILFILGLIMLFSSDFIGSITTDMILTFLLVIGTLSMLTYIFNKEKRHINTLVEGILCISLGLFIKYNPIFLTVSIIRIIGLYALLNFVGRITAAIILYKNNVKECVRGFIFSLISLGFGVVLLFYPLDYISIVDKICSIYVILISLTLFSDFLREILDINAFKSNLKRRFRITLPIVYAAFIPQHLLDKINNFIKVNPNNKVLVESSDYDNLIDNSFSTIDIFIHLAPDCANGFGHVDISFDGITYSYGTYDSSSNRLFTLVSDGVLLEADTKKYINFINSKCNRSLIGFTLALNKIQHNAIKDKISSIKNNCIHWECNSKKDPFKEYTDETNLMFLDTNCKFYKFKSGYFKTYFTLTANCVRLADTIVGSIGLDLIAINGIITPGTYYNYLDNLFKRKNTIVVKKQLYMKQSSI; translated from the coding sequence ATGAACGTAAAAACTATATCCCCTTTTTCTATATTATCAAAATCTATAATTTTATTTATACTAGGACTTATTATGTTATTTAGTTCTGATTTTATAGGAAGTATAACAACTGATATGATACTAACTTTTTTATTAGTTATAGGTACATTATCTATGCTAACTTATATTTTTAACAAAGAAAAGCGCCATATAAATACACTAGTTGAAGGTATTCTTTGTATTTCTCTTGGGCTTTTTATTAAATATAATCCTATTTTTTTAACGGTATCTATTATAAGAATAATAGGTCTGTATGCATTATTAAATTTTGTAGGTAGAATTACTGCAGCTATTATTTTATACAAAAACAATGTAAAAGAATGTGTAAGAGGCTTTATTTTTAGCTTAATATCATTAGGATTTGGTGTTGTTTTATTATTTTATCCACTAGATTATATATCTATAGTAGATAAAATATGCAGTATATATGTGATACTAATATCTCTTACACTTTTTTCTGATTTTTTAAGGGAGATTTTAGATATCAATGCCTTTAAATCTAATTTAAAAAGGAGATTTAGGATTACACTACCAATAGTTTATGCCGCATTTATACCTCAACATCTATTAGATAAAATTAATAATTTTATCAAGGTAAATCCTAATAATAAAGTTTTAGTTGAAAGTAGTGACTATGATAATCTAATAGATAACTCTTTTTCAACAATAGATATATTTATTCATCTAGCTCCTGATTGTGCTAATGGATTTGGTCATGTTGATATATCTTTTGATGGAATAACTTATTCATATGGAACTTATGATAGTAGTTCTAATAGATTATTTACACTTGTTAGCGATGGTGTTTTATTAGAAGCTGATACTAAAAAATATATTAATTTTATAAATTCTAAATGCAATCGTTCTCTAATAGGGTTTACTTTAGCATTAAATAAAATTCAACATAATGCTATTAAAGATAAAATATCATCTATTAAAAATAATTGTATTCACTGGGAATGTAATTCAAAGAAAGATCCATTTAAAGAGTATACTGATGAAACAAATCTAATGTTTTTAGATACTAATTGTAAATTTTATAAATTCAAATCTGGGTATTTTAAAACATACTTTACTCTAACAGCAAATTGTGTAAGACTTGCAGATACTATCGTAGGTTCTATAGGTTTAGACTTAATAGCAATAAATGGTATAATAACACCTGGTACTTATTATAATTATTTAGATAATTTATTTAAAAGAAAAAATACTATAGTTGTAAAAAAACAACTTTATATGAAACAATCTTCTATATAA
- a CDS encoding amino acid ABC transporter substrate-binding protein → MKNILKKFSLMILIIIPLILIGGCEKKFTNYKNNNQDNTVVIGYDNTFVPMGFLDENNEVVGFDIDLAKEVFSRLNMNVKFQNIDWSMKDTELDSGNIDALWNGYTLTEERKKKVEYSNPYLTNKQVIVTLDNSSIKNKSDLKGKLLGTQQGSAGFDVIEKDTNIVNNLQDKTPILYDSFDNAFRDLEFGRVDAVVADEVLAKYYISNSNKQNFVILKDNFGEESFVIGFKKGNTSLSNKVNKALTEVKEDKTFDKIYKKWFN, encoded by the coding sequence ATGAAAAATATATTAAAAAAATTTAGTTTAATGATATTAATTATAATCCCTCTAATATTAATTGGAGGTTGTGAGAAAAAATTTACTAATTATAAAAATAATAATCAAGATAATACAGTAGTTATAGGGTATGACAATACCTTTGTACCTATGGGTTTTTTAGATGAAAATAATGAAGTTGTAGGATTTGATATAGACCTTGCTAAAGAAGTTTTCTCTAGGCTTAATATGAATGTAAAATTTCAAAATATAGATTGGAGCATGAAAGATACAGAGCTAGACTCTGGTAATATAGATGCTTTATGGAATGGTTATACACTAACAGAAGAAAGAAAGAAAAAAGTAGAGTACTCTAATCCTTATCTAACTAACAAACAAGTTATAGTTACCTTAGATAATTCTTCTATAAAAAATAAATCTGATTTAAAAGGAAAGTTGCTAGGAACTCAACAAGGTAGTGCTGGTTTTGATGTTATAGAAAAAGATACTAATATAGTTAATAACTTACAGGATAAAACACCTATACTTTATGATAGCTTTGACAATGCATTTAGAGACTTAGAGTTTGGTAGAGTTGATGCAGTTGTAGCTGATGAAGTATTAGCAAAGTATTATATAAGCAATTCAAATAAACAAAATTTTGTTATCTTAAAGGATAACTTTGGAGAGGAAAGCTTTGTTATCGGATTTAAAAAAGGAAATACTTCACTTTCCAATAAAGTCAATAAAGCTTTAACTGAAGTTAAAGAAGATAAAACTTTCGATAAAATTTATAAAAAATGGTTTAACTAG
- a CDS encoding amino acid ABC transporter permease, producing the protein MLQGLKIVFIVFMLTLIISIPLGIIICTLRLSKNNILNGISKFYILIFRGTPLLLQLIFIFYGLPLLGIVFDRFTVAILAFSLNYSAYFAEIFRGGIESIDKGQYEASLVLGFDRLTTYKKIIVPQVVKSILAPMSNEVITLIKDTSLVYILGLNDILRLAQIASNRTLSLIPLLEVCLIYLGLIFILSSVFKALENKYSYYR; encoded by the coding sequence ATGTTACAAGGATTAAAAATAGTGTTTATTGTATTTATGCTAACACTTATAATATCAATACCTCTAGGTATAATTATTTGCACATTAAGATTATCTAAAAACAATATTTTAAATGGTATTTCAAAATTTTATATATTAATCTTTAGAGGTACTCCACTTTTATTACAACTAATATTTATATTCTACGGACTTCCTCTTTTAGGAATTGTATTTGATAGATTTACAGTAGCAATACTTGCCTTTTCTCTAAACTATAGTGCATATTTTGCAGAAATATTTAGAGGAGGCATAGAGTCAATAGATAAAGGTCAATATGAAGCCTCTTTAGTACTTGGATTTGACAGATTAACAACTTATAAAAAAATAATAGTACCCCAAGTAGTAAAAAGTATTTTAGCTCCAATGTCTAATGAAGTTATAACATTAATAAAAGATACATCTTTAGTTTATATATTAGGACTTAACGATATACTAAGACTTGCTCAGATAGCTTCTAATAGAACTTTAAGTTTAATTCCTCTACTTGAGGTTTGTCTTATATATTTAGGATTAATTTTCATACTAAGTAGTGTCTTTAAAGCTTTAGAAAATAAGTATTCATATTATAGATAG
- a CDS encoding XRE family transcriptional regulator, with the protein MNNETIELMRVLKNIKDESCLDEYLVDIYDKYKGLEFKTFFEDILKHKQITKSELIKNACIDRTYGYQILNGSKKPSRDKVIKLCIGASLDIKETNKALRLADCGELYSKNLRDAVIIFGVNKGIGILKLNELLYDRGLACLDD; encoded by the coding sequence TTGAATAATGAAACAATAGAGTTAATGAGAGTTTTAAAAAATATAAAAGATGAAAGCTGCTTAGATGAATATCTAGTAGATATCTATGATAAATATAAAGGCTTAGAGTTCAAAACATTTTTTGAAGATATTTTAAAACATAAACAAATTACTAAAAGTGAACTTATAAAAAATGCTTGTATAGATAGAACTTATGGTTATCAAATTTTAAATGGAAGTAAAAAACCTAGTCGCGATAAAGTTATCAAACTTTGTATCGGAGCAAGTCTAGATATTAAAGAAACTAATAAAGCTTTAAGACTTGCAGATTGTGGTGAGCTATATTCTAAAAATTTAAGAGATGCTGTAATTATATTTGGTGTAAACAAAGGAATCGGTATTCTAAAATTAAATGAACTTTTATACGATAGAGGTTTGGCTTGTTTAGATGATTAA
- the tlp gene encoding small acid-soluble spore protein Tlp, with protein MKPNPDDRRDNVEKIQCNINHTLKNIRLANEMIEKVDNPEERRKLEEKNKRREESLSNMRSEIKEEANVNKNEYR; from the coding sequence ATGAAACCAAATCCAGACGATAGAAGAGACAATGTTGAGAAAATACAATGTAATATAAATCATACTCTAAAAAATATTAGATTAGCAAATGAAATGATTGAAAAAGTAGATAATCCTGAAGAAAGAAGAAAATTAGAGGAAAAAAATAAAAGAAGAGAGGAATCTCTTAGTAATATGCGTAGTGAAATAAAAGAAGAAGCTAATGTAAATAAAAATGAGTATAGATAA
- a CDS encoding FxLYD domain-containing protein: MKKVLLGVIIGFVVIIGGCALMLAQGASSVNHAIEETQSQSEKENKKIEEMAKNITWEIKKEDYMTKIVGVFENTSNEMIDYVQFDYKLLGKDGTVIEKSFTNESDIAPGEKRKVEILCEKDDFDSYEIIATNTAF; this comes from the coding sequence ATGAAAAAAGTTTTACTAGGAGTTATAATAGGATTTGTAGTTATAATAGGAGGTTGCGCTCTAATGCTTGCACAAGGTGCATCTAGTGTTAACCATGCTATAGAAGAAACACAATCACAATCAGAAAAAGAAAATAAGAAAATAGAAGAGATGGCTAAAAATATTACTTGGGAAATAAAAAAAGAAGATTACATGACTAAAATAGTTGGAGTTTTTGAAAATACAAGTAATGAAATGATAGATTATGTTCAGTTTGATTATAAGCTATTAGGAAAAGATGGTACTGTTATAGAAAAATCTTTTACTAATGAAAGTGATATAGCACCAGGAGAAAAAAGAAAAGTTGAAATATTATGTGAAAAAGATGATTTTGATAGCTACGAAATAATTGCTACGAATACTGCATTTTAA
- a CDS encoding serine/threonine-protein kinase produces the protein MNLEAELELSLYEELKTIHKSSKSEVILVHNNIKNKLYIKRLLKECNKDVYYALKNIKSENIPKIYEVFEIDNKLVVIEEFVNGKTLHEKLKETDHLEEIEVINYIISLCDILNILHNLNPPIIHRDIKPSNIMISNDNVLKLIDFDISRNYKYGENMDTILLGTKGYASPEQFGFEQSDCRSDIYSLGIMMNVLTTGKHIKEVENKGLLENVIKKCTKISPDDRYQDVSALKSDLIKLIYKTQASKEKNINKIGYKLKEKIINEDSSKPINIKTKKINKNTRLKSKYIPGFRNGNRINMTLSTVFYIFLIIGLFVVSSIGELIQNLIVVIMLLMYFLLYTNFLDIKNKLPIIKSNKLHIKILGYVLYSNIIFWSLGIPLTYIVG, from the coding sequence TTGAATTTAGAAGCAGAACTAGAGTTGTCTTTATATGAAGAACTAAAAACAATACATAAAAGTAGTAAAAGTGAAGTAATACTTGTTCATAATAATATAAAAAACAAATTATATATAAAAAGATTATTAAAAGAATGTAATAAAGATGTATACTATGCTTTAAAAAATATAAAAAGTGAAAATATACCTAAAATATATGAAGTATTTGAAATAGATAATAAGTTGGTAGTAATAGAGGAGTTTGTAAATGGTAAAACTCTTCATGAAAAATTAAAAGAAACAGATCATTTAGAAGAAATAGAAGTTATAAATTATATAATATCTTTATGTGACATATTAAATATATTACATAATCTAAATCCACCAATAATACATAGAGATATTAAGCCATCTAATATAATGATAAGTAATGATAATGTATTAAAGCTTATTGATTTTGATATATCTAGAAATTATAAATACGGAGAAAATATGGATACAATTTTACTAGGCACTAAAGGTTATGCATCTCCTGAACAATTTGGATTTGAACAAAGTGATTGTAGAAGCGATATATACTCATTGGGTATTATGATGAATGTGCTAACTACAGGAAAGCATATAAAAGAAGTTGAAAATAAAGGGTTATTGGAAAATGTTATAAAGAAATGTACTAAGATATCTCCAGATGATAGGTATCAAGATGTATCAGCACTAAAGAGTGATTTAATAAAATTAATTTATAAAACACAAGCCAGTAAAGAAAAAAATATAAACAAAATAGGATATAAATTAAAAGAAAAAATTATAAATGAAGATAGTAGTAAACCTATAAATATTAAAACTAAAAAAATTAATAAAAACACTAGGTTAAAATCTAAGTATATACCAGGGTTTAGAAATGGAAATAGGATCAATATGACACTATCTACAGTATTTTATATATTTTTAATAATAGGACTATTTGTTGTAAGTAGCATTGGTGAATTAATACAAAACTTAATAGTAGTAATAATGCTTTTAATGTATTTTTTATTATATACTAATTTTCTAGATATAAAAAACAAGTTACCAATTATAAAAAGTAATAAATTACATATAAAGATACTTGGATATGTACTATATTCTAATATAATATTTTGGAGCCTAGGTATACCATTAACTTATATTGTAGGGTAG
- a CDS encoding amino acid ABC transporter ATP-binding protein yields MLEIKNLNKSFGKNKILNNISFNINKGEIGVLLGKSGAGKTTLLRCICGLEDFDSGSIVIDKTTMKSSMDILKLKGQIGMVFQNFNLFPHMSVLENITCALVNVLGQSEKEALEKATSILDLVNLKDKLNSYPFELSGGQKQRVAIARAIALSPKILCFDEPTSALDLESIEDIINIMYKLKENGMTILIITHDLDFANKISDKSITIKNGLVDNLAIL; encoded by the coding sequence ATGTTAGAAATAAAAAATTTAAATAAATCATTTGGTAAAAATAAAATATTAAATAATATATCATTTAATATAAATAAAGGTGAAATTGGAGTTTTACTTGGAAAATCCGGTGCTGGTAAAACAACTTTACTTAGATGTATATGTGGACTAGAAGATTTTGATAGTGGAAGTATTGTAATAGATAAAACCACTATGAAAAGCTCTATGGATATACTAAAGTTAAAAGGTCAAATTGGAATGGTATTTCAAAATTTTAATTTATTTCCACATATGTCTGTACTTGAAAACATTACCTGTGCATTAGTTAATGTACTAGGTCAAAGTGAGAAAGAAGCTTTAGAAAAAGCTACTAGTATTTTAGATTTAGTTAACTTAAAAGATAAACTAAATTCATATCCGTTTGAACTATCTGGTGGACAAAAACAAAGAGTAGCAATCGCTCGTGCAATAGCCCTATCCCCAAAGATATTATGCTTTGATGAACCTACATCTGCACTAGACCTAGAATCTATAGAGGATATAATAAATATCATGTATAAGTTAAAAGAAAATGGTATGACTATTTTAATAATTACTCATGACTTAGATTTTGCAAATAAAATTTCCGATAAAAGCATAACTATAAAAAATGGATTAGTTGATAATTTAGCCATACTTTAA